From the genome of Miscanthus floridulus cultivar M001 chromosome 10, ASM1932011v1, whole genome shotgun sequence, one region includes:
- the LOC136489320 gene encoding putative disease resistance RPP13-like protein 1: MDGDGCWCSLEEIGPMFQLRKLILHGLENVPVGSSAGMSMISRKEHLDYLELNWSSSGSMGLREEINKPQQQRAVEEVTEKPSPPTSIRHLNIEGYFGSRLPNWMIFPATWVFNSLRHLRIDKLHYCTQLHILEALVIDDAPTIKSVGPEFQSPSSLAVGGSIVTARSVMAFPNMKTLFLAGLCEWEEWDWEVQGEDESADAVAMPALELVMIRNCKLRCLPPGLASSKRHYLRELELHELSNLTYIENFPSLVELEVFNCPELKRISDLSKLQEIKIVYCPNVEVLKGVRSLDSMEMKDATMETIPEYLTAVTPRYLKLTCSKKLYESLSTGSSSEYDKISHIKSRTIDYIR, from the coding sequence ATGGATGGGGATGGGTGCTGGTGCAGCTTGGAAGAGATAGGGCCTATGTTCCAGCTTAGGAAGCTTATTTTACATGGTCTAGAAAATGTGCCTGTTGGCTCGTCGGCTGGAATGTCCATGATTAGTAGAAAGGAGCACCTTGATTATTTGGAACTAAATTGGAGTAGCAGCGGATCCATGGGATTGAGGGAAGAAATCAACAAGCCGCAGCAGCAACGAGCTGTGGAGGAGGTAACTGAGAAGCCCAGCCCTCCAACCAGTATACGACATCTAAACATTGAAGGATACTTTGGTAGCCGGCTACCAAATTGGATGATATTTCCAGCTACATGGGTCTTTAACAGCCTGAGGCATTTAAGGATAGACAAACTTCACTACTGCACCCAACTCCATATTTTGGAGGCCCTGGTCATTGACGACGCACCTACCATCAAGAGTGTTGGTCCTGAGTTCCAGTCACCCTCCTCCCTGGCAGTGGGTGGAAGTATTGTTACTGCTAGATCAGTAATGGCTTTTCCTAATATGAAAACTCTTTTCCTAGCTGGCTTGTGTGAATGGGAGGAATGGGACTGGGAGGTGCAGGGCGAGGATGAGTCTGCAGATGCCGTGGCCATGCCAGCTCTCGAACTTGTCATGATTCGTAACTGCAAGCTGAGATGTCTTCCACCAGGACTCGCCAGTAGCAAGAGGCATTATCTAAGAGAACTGGAGCTGCACGAGCTGAGCAACCTGACATATATAGAGAACTTCCCTTCACTTGTGGAACTTGAAGTATTCAACTGCCCCGAGCTGAAAAGGATCAGCGATCTCTCTAAGTTGCAGGAAATCAAGATCGTATACTGCCCAAACGTGGAGGTGCTAAAAGGAGTCCGGTCACTCGACAGCATGGAGATGAAGGACGCCACCATGGAGACAATTCCGGAATATCTGACAGCAGTGACCCCAAGGTATCTCAAGTTGACTTGCAGCAAGAAGCTGTACGAGTCCTTGTCAACAGGTAGCTCATCTGAGTACGACAAGATCAGCCATATCAAGTCGCGCACAATCGACTACATTCGCTGA